The Verrucomicrobiota bacterium genomic interval GGAAACAAAGAGTTCCTGGTGTGGCTTGAAAAATCTCAATAAAACGATCCGACGGGTCGGCATCGTGGCGAATTCGGGCAAAGCCAATTCGCGCGACGTCGTGCGCAAAGCGGCGAAACTGATCGTTCGCAGCGGACGCGACGTCCTCACGGATGCCGCGACGGCGAAGCTGGCAGGACTGGCCGCGCCGACGTTTCCGGACGCGGCCAGCCTGACGCCGGAAGTCGATCTGGTTCTCGTGTTTGGCGGGGATGGCACCATGTTGCGAGTCGCGCGCGAAACGGCCGGTTCGGGAACGCCGCTGCTGGGCATCAACGTGGGCGCGCTGGGTTTTCTGACCGACGTTCCCTCGTGGGATTTGCCGCGCGCGTTGCAGCAGGTTTGGAGCGGCGACTTCCGCGTGGAATCGCGGGCGCTCATCGAAGCCGGCGTGGATTGCCAGGGCCAACGCAGCCGCACCATCGCGCTCAATGAATTTGTCATCAGCCGGCACATGGTCTCGCGGTTGATCGAGATCGAAGCGAGCGTCGATGACGAAGTGCTGACCCGGTACCGCGGGGACGGATTGATCGTCAGTTCGCCCACGGGCTCGACCGCTTACTCGCTCGCGGCGGGCGGCGCCGTGGTTTATCCCACGGCGGAAGTGTTCACCCTGACTCCGATCTGCCCGCACACGCTCTCGAATCGCTCCGTGATCGTGAACCTGAGTTCGACTGTCCGGGTCAAAATCATCAGCCAGAAACCGGAAGCGGTGTTCAGCGGCGACGGCCAGGACGACCGGCGGTTGAATGCGGGCGACATCGTCACGATTCGCCGCAGCCGGCATTCGGTGCGGTTGATTCACCTGACGGGAACTTCCTTTTTCGAAACGCTCCGGCACAAACTGAACTGGAGCGGGTCGAGCGTTCCGGCCAAACCGTAAGCTCCCTGCGGCCAGCCCATGGTTCGTTTGAAGGATATCGCAGTGCGTGCCGGCGTGTCGGTCATGACCGTTTCCAAGGTCATGCGCGACGCGTCCGACATCTCTGCCGCCACCAA includes:
- a CDS encoding NAD(+)/NADH kinase; the encoded protein is MAGLAAPTFPDAASLTPEVDLVLVFGGDGTMLRVARETAGSGTPLLGINVGALGFLTDVPSWDLPRALQQVWSGDFRVESRALIEAGVDCQGQRSRTIALNEFVISRHMVSRLIEIEASVDDEVLTRYRGDGLIVSSPTGSTAYSLAAGGAVVYPTAEVFTLTPICPHTLSNRSVIVNLSSTVRVKIISQKPEAVFSGDGQDDRRLNAGDIVTIRRSRHSVRLIHLTGTSFFETLRHKLNWSGSSVPAKP